A window from Leptothermofonsia sichuanensis E412 encodes these proteins:
- the vapC gene encoding type II toxin-antitoxin system VapC family toxin, producing MLLIDTSVWISVFRDRSGQVRQQLEALITNREVLLTRFTQLELLQGSLNEQEWDLLATYLETQNYAELTNQSWQAAARIYFDLRRQGLTVRSPIDCCIAQVALENNLLLIHNDRDFETIAQVRPLQNLRFQP from the coding sequence ATGTTGCTGATTGATACCTCTGTTTGGATCAGCGTCTTCCGCGATCGTAGTGGTCAGGTTCGCCAGCAGCTTGAAGCTCTGATTACCAATCGAGAAGTTTTACTCACTCGATTCACTCAGCTTGAACTGCTTCAAGGTAGCTTGAACGAGCAAGAATGGGATCTCCTTGCCACTTACCTCGAAACACAAAATTACGCTGAGCTGACTAATCAGTCTTGGCAAGCAGCAGCCCGCATCTACTTTGATCTACGCCGCCAAGGACTTACCGTTCGTAGCCCAATCGATTGCTGTATTGCTCAAGTAGCACTAGAAAACAATTTACTTCTAATTCACAACGATCGTGACTTTGAAACCATTGCCCAAGTGCGTCCCCTTCAAAATCTTCGTTTTCAGCCTTGA
- a CDS encoding ATP-dependent Clp protease adaptor ClpS → MIWFISLVGLLLLICVINAIKFEWDHSEPDPLAQSRQRWQQQRDRTQRILTQGSPQSLEEYLEIFPDACPRCGGRHLYESLAIRRSFITPLLRNRKPKRSWVCTRCGHNNFANKPVQPLQNLRLVTSPYLSAEAAQTIPEWPWEHPPVVPVYLHNDNATTMEFVVEVLEQVFELPKDLAIACMIYTHQLGRNFVIALPFEEAQKKVAIAHQRSAAKNYPLHFTVENKWT, encoded by the coding sequence ATGATCTGGTTTATCAGTCTGGTTGGGCTGTTGCTGCTGATTTGTGTAATAAATGCCATCAAATTTGAGTGGGACCACTCAGAACCTGACCCATTGGCTCAATCAAGACAGCGTTGGCAGCAACAACGCGATCGCACGCAGCGCATTCTGACTCAAGGTAGTCCCCAATCCCTGGAGGAATACCTGGAAATTTTCCCCGATGCCTGCCCTCGTTGCGGCGGACGGCACCTTTACGAAAGCCTTGCCATTCGACGGTCTTTTATCACCCCACTGCTCAGAAACCGCAAACCAAAGCGCTCCTGGGTTTGTACTCGTTGCGGACACAACAATTTCGCTAACAAACCTGTGCAACCTTTGCAAAACCTCCGGTTGGTCACTTCTCCATATCTGTCGGCAGAAGCAGCCCAAACCATTCCGGAGTGGCCCTGGGAGCATCCCCCGGTGGTTCCAGTTTATCTGCACAACGACAACGCGACGACGATGGAATTTGTCGTGGAAGTGCTGGAGCAGGTGTTTGAACTGCCGAAGGATCTGGCGATTGCATGCATGATTTATACCCACCAACTGGGGCGAAATTTTGTCATTGCCCTGCCCTTTGAGGAAGCTCAGAAGAAAGTTGCGATCGCTCACCAGCGTAGTGCAGCAAAAAACTATCCCCTGCACTTTACTGTTGAAAATAAGTGGACATAA
- a CDS encoding winged helix-turn-helix domain-containing protein: MIQLSFSAEEIEQLHYERFHHPHPRVQQKMEALYLKSQGYSHQEITRLLRVTKPTLLSYLRDYETGGIGNLKELTFYRPQSELKQHQQTLEAYFRANPPKTLAQACAKIEELTGIVRSREQVRVFLKSMGMRCRRVGMLPAKADVEAQEEFVKKN; this comes from the coding sequence ATGATCCAACTGAGCTTTAGTGCCGAAGAGATTGAGCAACTACATTACGAACGCTTTCACCATCCACATCCGCGTGTGCAACAAAAAATGGAAGCGTTGTATCTCAAAAGTCAAGGATACTCGCATCAGGAAATTACCCGGTTGCTTCGGGTGACAAAACCAACGTTGTTGAGCTATCTGCGAGATTATGAAACTGGGGGGATCGGCAATCTCAAAGAATTGACCTTTTATCGACCCCAGAGTGAACTGAAACAACATCAACAGACTTTGGAAGCATACTTCCGGGCAAATCCTCCAAAGACCCTAGCGCAGGCTTGCGCCAAGATCGAAGAACTGACTGGTATTGTCCGTAGTCGGGAGCAAGTGAGGGTGTTTCTCAAATCGATGGGGATGCGTTGTCGGCGAGTGGGGATGTTGCCCGCCAAAGCTGATGTAGAAGCGCAGGAGGAGTTCGTCAAAAAAAACTAG
- a CDS encoding type II toxin-antitoxin system VapB family antitoxin: MKITLNLDETLVNEALQLTNVATQEELINLALQELVRSRRRKNLLDLAGKIQFATDFDYKALRETRHVAD; the protein is encoded by the coding sequence ATGAAAATTACCCTCAATCTTGATGAAACCCTTGTGAACGAAGCACTCCAACTCACTAACGTTGCTACGCAGGAAGAACTCATCAACCTTGCGCTACAAGAACTGGTGCGATCGCGTCGTAGGAAAAACCTGCTCGATTTAGCAGGAAAAATTCAGTTTGCCACGGATTTTGATTACAAAGCTCTGCGCGAAACTCGTCATGTTGCTGATTGA
- the corA gene encoding magnesium/cobalt transporter CorA: protein MSDNRSNLSEVPPTNHVLEAEIEEEESYVDYFYDQPGSVPGTLAIASDAEPPVIVLIDYSEAKAIRTEIATPEECAPYLDTESVSWVDVQGLGSENVLQRIGKVFNLHPLVLEDVVNVPQRPKVEEYGDQLLVIARMVTPNRNGDGFISEQVSFILAKHYLLTVQEEPEYDAFGPIRERIRLSKGSIRKHGTDYLIYALLDSIIDGFFPVLETYGEKIEELEDEVVSNPTRKTLERIHELKRDLLTLRRAIWPQRDSINALIRDSNTLISNDVRIYLRDCYDHTVQVLDMVETYRELSSSLMDVYLSSVSNKMNEVMKFLTVMSSIFIPLTFIAGVYGMNFDPEKSPFNMPELYAYWGYPICIASMFIIAIVLIFFFWRRGWFENFSTMTVKEEYQEAPIRKFINALRHK from the coding sequence ATGTCAGACAATCGTTCCAATCTGTCCGAAGTGCCGCCTACCAATCATGTCCTGGAAGCCGAAATAGAAGAAGAGGAATCCTATGTCGATTACTTCTATGATCAACCTGGGAGTGTACCCGGTACGCTGGCGATCGCTTCAGATGCTGAACCACCCGTCATTGTACTGATTGACTACAGCGAAGCGAAAGCCATCCGCACAGAAATTGCAACCCCTGAAGAGTGTGCCCCTTACCTTGATACGGAATCCGTTTCCTGGGTAGACGTACAGGGACTGGGGAGCGAAAACGTTTTACAGCGAATCGGCAAAGTTTTTAACCTCCACCCACTTGTGTTAGAGGATGTGGTCAATGTGCCCCAGCGCCCAAAGGTCGAAGAATATGGGGATCAGCTACTGGTGATTGCCCGCATGGTCACGCCAAATCGAAATGGAGATGGGTTTATCAGTGAGCAGGTCAGCTTTATTCTGGCAAAGCACTACCTGCTGACGGTCCAGGAAGAGCCAGAATACGACGCTTTTGGACCGATTCGCGAACGAATTCGCCTGAGTAAAGGGTCCATTCGGAAGCATGGCACCGATTATCTGATTTACGCTCTGCTGGATTCAATCATTGATGGGTTTTTCCCGGTGTTAGAAACCTACGGCGAAAAGATTGAGGAACTGGAAGATGAGGTGGTATCCAACCCAACCCGTAAAACTCTGGAAAGAATTCATGAACTCAAACGTGATCTATTAACTTTGCGACGAGCAATCTGGCCCCAACGAGATTCCATCAACGCCCTGATTCGAGACAGCAACACCCTGATTAGTAACGATGTCCGCATCTACCTGCGAGACTGCTACGACCACACAGTTCAGGTTCTAGACATGGTGGAAACATACCGAGAACTATCCTCTAGTTTGATGGATGTATACCTGTCCTCCGTCAGTAACAAAATGAATGAAGTGATGAAGTTTCTGACCGTCATGTCCTCCATCTTTATCCCCCTGACCTTCATTGCCGGGGTCTATGGGATGAATTTTGACCCCGAAAAGTCCCCCTTCAATATGCCTGAACTGTATGCTTACTGGGGGTATCCTATCTGCATTGCTTCAATGTTCATCATTGCCATTGTGCTCATCTTCTTTTTCTGGCGCAGGGGATGGTTTGAAAATTTTTCGACAATGACTGTGAAAGAGGAGTATCAAGAAGCTCCGATTCGGAAATTTATCAATGCATTGCGTCACAAATGA